The Patescibacteria group bacterium sequence ACATGCCCCAAAAGAAAATATCTGACAGTATCAGTACCATATTTAGTTGATAATTCTATTGGATCAATTACGTTGCCAAGTGACTTACTCATCTTCTGGCCACCTACATTGATAAAGCCGTGGACAAAAAGATTTTTTGGTAATGCTAATCCAGCAGACATCAAAATCGCCGGCCAATATATAGCATGAAAACGAGTGATATCTTTACCAATCACATGGACATCTGCTGGCCAATATTTCTGATACAATTGTCCATCATTTAAATAATCTAAAGCATTAATATAATTACTCAAAGCATCAATCCAAACATACATTATTTGTTTGTCATCATCGGGCACAGGCACTCCCCAACCGTGAGCCCGCTCAACAGAACGAGAAATAGAAAAGTCTTCTAGCCCCATTTTGATGAAACTAATTATTTCATTTTTTCTTGACTCTGGGATTATTTTGTATTCTTCTGATTCAATCAACTTGAGAAGCTTGTCCTGATAATTAGAAAGTTTAAAAAAATAATTTTCCTCTTCTACTATATCTGGCTCTTTTTGATGAGTCAGACATTTACCATCTACTAAGTCTTTTTCCAGAAGAAAAGACTCACAACCAACACAATAATAGCCTTTGTATTGTTTTTTATAAATATCTTCCGACTTACAGGCTTTCCACAATTTTTGAGCACCTTTGAAATGTCTGCCTTCAGTAGTTCTAATAAAATCATCAAAAGATAAATTTAGATAGCCTTTTAAACTTTTAAAAACCTCGGCGTTTCTATCACATAGCGCTTTAGTCTCCAGGCCTTCTTTTTGGGCAGCTTGGACATTTTTCAAACTATTTTCATCAGTGCCAGTCACAAAATAAACATCATCACCCAACTGACGATGCCAACGCGCCAACATATCAGCTTGGACTGCTTCCAAAGCAAAACCAATATGCGGATGAGCATTTACATAAGGAATTGATGTTGTTATATAAAATTTATCCATACTATTTTTTAAAATCTAAGCGCATACAAATATCGTGTTCTTTGAAACCTGATTTTTCATAAAAAGGAACCAGCTCTTTTTTGCAATCCAATATTACCTTGTAGCAATTTTCTTTTTCAGCAGTCCTGATAGCCTCCAAAAGCAGTGCCTTGGACAGACCACGACCTTCATAACCGGAACGTGTCACTACATCCTCTATGTGAGCGGCGGCTTTGCCGCCGTGAAAAAATTTTGGTTCAATCAACAATTTTACAGTAGAGACAATCTGACCCTCCATTTCCGCTACAAAAAAATAGATGTTTTGTTTTTTGGCGGCAAGCCAAATATCTTTGAGTTTATCAATATCCAATATACTGATGTCGCTCATATTGGCCATAGTTTCTACAAAGCCGCTACCAGTGACAAAATCTTTTTCTTCTAGTTGCCTAACAACGAAATCCATTAGTCTGTAATAATTATTTTCTTAGCTACTACACCATAGAGCTTATTTAGCTTTTTGGTCAAATCACTTATTTCTGTGACTGTACCTTCTACAAGTAAAACTATCAAGCCGGTACAATTTTTGACACAAGTCCTAGACGGATTGACTCCGGTTCTAGCTAGTATCATCTTGCCGTGCTCTGTAAAAATCTTTTGGGTATCAATCGCATAATTGTGTCTATCTTTGAGTAAAATGGTAATAGTGCCTAAATGTTTTTTACTTGGCATATTATTTATTTACAATAATTACAAATTCCCCTTTTACTTTATCGGCTTTGATCTGCTCTAAGACATCTTTGGCTTTGCCGCGATAAATAGTTTCAAATTGTTTGGTCAGCTCACGACCGACTATCAAATCTTTGTCGCAATCTGACAAGGCAGTCAGAGCCTTGTCTATACGATGGACTGACTCAAAAAATACCACTGGAATCTTTGATGCTTTAATCTCCTCTATCAAAGTTTGTCTGCCTTTTTTGTGAGGCAAAAATCCCAAAAACAAAAATTTGTCCATAGCAATCCCGGCTACTGAAACCAAAGCCGTCAGAGCTGAAGCGCCTGGGATAGGGACAATCTTTGTGTCAGGAAAATTTTCTAATACTAGTTCTATAAGCTTGCCTCCTGGATCTGATATTCCTGGCGTACCAGCATCAGTAATCAGAGCAATGTCTTTGTTATCTTCAAAATATTTTTTGAGCTTGGAAAAATCAGCCAACTGACTGTGCTGATGCCAAGAAACTAGCCTTGTCTTGATATCATAGCGATCAAAAAGCTTTTTGCTGACCCGAGTATCTTCGGCCAAGACCAAATCTACTTTTTTTAAAATATCAAGAGCTCTGATAGTGATATCATCTAGATTGCCAATCGGTGTAGAAACAATATAAAGCATTATTTTTTTCTTTTATCTAATATACTTTCAACATAAACTGTCAAAGCCAAGGTAACTGGTACAGCCAAAAGGGCACCTACTACTCCGCCCAGACGAGCACCAGTCAAAATTGCCAAAATAACCACCAGTGGATTCAAACCCGTCGTCTTACCCATCACTTTTGGCACAATCAGATTGTTTTCTACCTGCTGAACCAGGAAATACAAAATAGCTACAGCAATTGCTTTGCCAGGGGATTGAGAAAAGGCAAAAAATACACCTGGAATGGCTGATATCCATGGACCCAAAAATG is a genomic window containing:
- the metG gene encoding methionine--tRNA ligase — translated: MDKFYITTSIPYVNAHPHIGFALEAVQADMLARWHRQLGDDVYFVTGTDENSLKNVQAAQKEGLETKALCDRNAEVFKSLKGYLNLSFDDFIRTTEGRHFKGAQKLWKACKSEDIYKKQYKGYYCVGCESFLLEKDLVDGKCLTHQKEPDIVEEENYFFKLSNYQDKLLKLIESEEYKIIPESRKNEIISFIKMGLEDFSISRSVERAHGWGVPVPDDDKQIMYVWIDALSNYINALDYLNDGQLYQKYWPADVHVIGKDITRFHAIYWPAILMSAGLALPKNLFVHGFINVGGQKMSKSLGNVIDPIELSTKYGTDTVRYFLLGHVHSFEDSDFDIERFEQIYNSDLVNGLGNLVNRVTNMIENYIDGDVKIDWSKVTPTPLANEEIRKFRFKEALQTIWLLIGNLNSLIENEKPWELAKSNDSKNKEALPGILKSLAKDMYSIANGLTPFMPKTAEKIIGIITADKIKKPEEPLFPRINNK
- a CDS encoding GNAT family N-acetyltransferase, translating into MDFVVRQLEEKDFVTGSGFVETMANMSDISILDIDKLKDIWLAAKKQNIYFFVAEMEGQIVSTVKLLIEPKFFHGGKAAAHIEDVVTRSGYEGRGLSKALLLEAIRTAEKENCYKVILDCKKELVPFYEKSGFKEHDICMRLDFKK
- the rsmI gene encoding 16S rRNA (cytidine(1402)-2'-O)-methyltransferase, translated to MLYIVSTPIGNLDDITIRALDILKKVDLVLAEDTRVSKKLFDRYDIKTRLVSWHQHSQLADFSKLKKYFEDNKDIALITDAGTPGISDPGGKLIELVLENFPDTKIVPIPGASALTALVSVAGIAMDKFLFLGFLPHKKGRQTLIEEIKASKIPVVFFESVHRIDKALTALSDCDKDLIVGRELTKQFETIYRGKAKDVLEQIKADKVKGEFVIIVNK